The following are encoded together in the Streptomyces sp. NBC_01465 genome:
- a CDS encoding pyrimidine reductase family protein → MRRLLPVTDQTVPAPAEDREWSLDELADAYAYPVTAPEGGAPWLRANMVSSLDGAAQHDGRSQPISSETDMRIFGTLRALADAVVVGAETVRLEGYRPARAREAFAARRAAAGQGPAPAIAVVSASLELDFELPLFAAPLVPTLVLTGASAPEDRVRAAEKAGAEVVIAGDGAGVDPARALRELGERGHRRLLTEGGPRMLGQFVAAGVLDELCLTLSPTLTSGDAQRIAGGPALAVPERFSLVSLLEEAGFLFSRYRRV, encoded by the coding sequence ATGCGACGCCTGCTCCCTGTGACCGACCAGACAGTGCCAGCGCCCGCGGAGGACCGCGAGTGGAGCCTGGACGAACTGGCCGATGCCTACGCCTACCCGGTGACCGCCCCGGAAGGAGGCGCTCCGTGGCTGCGGGCCAACATGGTCTCCTCGCTCGACGGCGCGGCCCAGCACGACGGCCGATCGCAGCCGATCTCCTCCGAGACGGACATGCGGATCTTCGGCACGCTGAGGGCGCTTGCCGATGCGGTGGTGGTCGGTGCGGAAACGGTTCGCCTCGAGGGGTACCGGCCGGCCCGCGCCCGTGAGGCCTTCGCCGCGCGCAGGGCGGCGGCCGGCCAGGGGCCCGCGCCCGCGATCGCCGTGGTCAGCGCGAGCCTGGAGCTGGACTTCGAGCTTCCGCTGTTCGCCGCGCCGCTCGTCCCGACCCTGGTCCTGACGGGGGCCTCGGCGCCCGAGGACCGCGTACGGGCGGCCGAGAAGGCGGGCGCCGAGGTGGTCATCGCCGGTGACGGGGCGGGCGTGGACCCGGCCCGGGCGCTGCGGGAGCTGGGCGAGCGGGGACACCGGCGGCTGCTGACCGAGGGCGGGCCCCGGATGCTGGGCCAGTTCGTGGCGGCCGGGGTGCTCGACGAGCTCTGTCTCACGCTGTCGCCGACCCTCACGTCGGGCGATGCGCAGCGGATCGCCGGAGGCCCCGCGTTGGCGGTGCCGGAACGGTTCTCCTTGGTGTCGCTCCTGGAGGAGGCCGGGTTCCTTTTCAGCCGCTACCGTCGTGTCTGA
- the zapE gene encoding cell division protein ZapE codes for MPGSVARRIELRTVSSSIAEVVPQSLCALEPRVPADRLVAEMVPPPRFDSVRFDTYNPDPNQPSQAEAVTVLSAFAAGLGGGATATGAGRKRWFGGTKKPAAPTGPRGVYLDGGYGVGKTHLLASLWHATPAPPELKAFGTFVELTNLVGALGFQQTVQTLSGHKLLCIDEFELDDPGDTVLVSSLLRRLVEAGVALAATSNTLPGKLGEGRFASADFLREIQGLSAHFRPLRIDGEDYRHRGLPEAPAPYSDEQVTKAAYATEGASLDDFPALLAHLARIHPSRYGALTESVTAVCLTDVTPVPDQSTALRLVVLADRLYDREIPVLASGLPFDRLFSEEMLNGGYKKKYFRAISRLTALARDAKGLVAQ; via the coding sequence ATGCCAGGCAGTGTGGCACGGCGCATAGAGTTAAGAACTGTGTCGTCGTCCATAGCTGAAGTGGTCCCCCAATCCCTGTGCGCCCTCGAGCCGCGCGTCCCCGCCGACCGTCTGGTCGCGGAGATGGTGCCGCCGCCGCGCTTCGACTCGGTCCGCTTCGATACGTACAACCCCGACCCCAACCAGCCCAGCCAGGCCGAGGCGGTCACCGTCCTCAGCGCCTTCGCCGCCGGTCTCGGCGGTGGCGCCACGGCCACCGGCGCGGGCAGGAAGCGCTGGTTCGGGGGTACGAAAAAGCCCGCCGCGCCCACCGGACCGCGCGGGGTCTACCTCGACGGCGGGTACGGCGTCGGCAAGACCCACCTGCTGGCCTCCCTCTGGCACGCCACCCCTGCGCCCCCCGAGCTCAAGGCCTTCGGCACCTTCGTGGAGCTGACGAACCTGGTCGGCGCGCTCGGCTTCCAGCAGACGGTCCAGACCCTCAGCGGCCACAAGCTGCTCTGCATCGACGAGTTCGAACTCGACGACCCGGGCGACACCGTCCTGGTCTCCTCCCTGCTGCGCCGCCTCGTCGAGGCGGGTGTCGCGCTGGCCGCGACCTCCAACACCCTGCCCGGCAAGCTCGGCGAGGGCCGCTTCGCCTCCGCCGACTTCCTCCGCGAGATCCAGGGCCTCTCCGCCCACTTCCGCCCGCTGCGGATCGACGGCGAGGACTACCGCCACCGGGGGCTGCCCGAGGCGCCCGCCCCGTACAGCGACGAGCAGGTCACCAAGGCGGCATACGCGACCGAGGGCGCGTCCCTCGACGACTTCCCTGCGCTGCTCGCCCATCTCGCCCGTATCCACCCGAGCCGCTACGGCGCCCTCACCGAGTCCGTCACCGCGGTCTGCCTGACCGATGTGACGCCGGTGCCCGACCAGTCGACGGCGCTGCGCCTGGTCGTCCTCGCTGACCGGCTCTACGACCGCGAGATCCCCGTGCTCGCCTCGGGCCTGCCCTTCGACCGCCTGTTCAGTGAAGAAATGCTCAACGGCGGCTACAAGAAGAAGTACTTCCGGGCGATCTCCCGGCTCACGGCCCTGGCACGCGACGCGAAGGGCCTGGTAGCGCAGTAG
- the murC gene encoding UDP-N-acetylmuramate--L-alanine ligase → MAPGIPAAMDRPHFIGIGGAGMSGIAKILAQRGAKVAGSDSRESATAESLRALGATVHIGHEAANLADDATSVVVSSAIRDDNPELVRAAELGIPVVHRSDALASLMNGLRSIAVAGTHGKTTTTSMLAVALTELGLDPSYAIGGDLAGPGTNARHGEGAIFVAEADESDRSFQKYDPEVAIVLNVELDHHANYASMDEIYDSFETFVGKVVPGGTLVISADQPGAVELTSRIRDLSTLKVVTYGIDPSADVRVQKITPRGLTSEVTVVLGGKYLTFTVSVPGSHYALNAVAALSAGVALGLPAHNLASALGKYTGVKRRLQLKGEEAGVQVIDSYAHHPTEMTADLEAMRGAASEARLLVVFQPHLFSRTQELGTEMGQALALADASVVLDIYPAREDPIPGITSTLIIDAAKAAGADVTAVHDKATVPDVVAGMAKPGDLVLTMGAGDVTDLGPQILARLSN, encoded by the coding sequence ATGGCACCCGGTATTCCTGCCGCCATGGACCGACCGCACTTCATCGGCATCGGCGGCGCCGGAATGTCGGGGATCGCGAAGATCCTCGCCCAGCGCGGAGCCAAGGTCGCGGGCAGCGACTCCCGTGAGTCCGCCACGGCGGAGTCCCTGCGCGCGCTGGGCGCCACGGTCCACATCGGCCACGAAGCGGCGAACCTCGCGGACGACGCCACCTCGGTCGTCGTCTCCAGCGCCATCCGCGACGACAACCCGGAGCTCGTGCGCGCTGCCGAGCTGGGCATTCCGGTGGTCCACCGTTCGGACGCACTGGCCTCCCTGATGAACGGCCTGCGCTCCATCGCGGTGGCCGGCACCCACGGCAAGACGACGACCACCTCGATGCTGGCCGTCGCCCTGACCGAGCTGGGCCTCGACCCCTCGTACGCGATCGGCGGCGATCTCGCGGGCCCCGGCACCAACGCCCGGCACGGCGAGGGCGCGATCTTCGTCGCCGAGGCGGACGAAAGCGACCGCAGCTTCCAGAAGTACGACCCCGAGGTCGCCATCGTCCTCAACGTCGAGCTCGACCACCACGCCAACTACGCCTCGATGGACGAGATCTACGACTCCTTCGAGACGTTCGTCGGCAAGGTCGTCCCCGGCGGCACCCTGGTCATCTCGGCCGACCAGCCGGGCGCGGTCGAGCTGACCTCGCGGATCCGCGACCTCTCCACGCTCAAGGTCGTCACGTACGGCATCGACCCCTCGGCCGACGTACGCGTCCAGAAGATCACCCCGCGCGGTCTGACCAGCGAGGTCACCGTCGTCCTCGGCGGCAAATACCTCACCTTCACGGTCTCGGTCCCCGGCAGCCACTACGCCCTCAACGCCGTCGCGGCCCTCTCGGCGGGCGTCGCGCTCGGCCTGCCCGCGCACAACCTGGCCTCCGCGCTCGGCAAGTACACCGGCGTCAAGCGCCGGCTGCAGCTCAAGGGCGAGGAGGCGGGCGTCCAGGTCATCGACAGTTACGCCCACCACCCCACCGAGATGACGGCCGACCTGGAAGCCATGCGCGGCGCCGCCTCCGAAGCGCGCCTGCTGGTGGTCTTCCAGCCCCACCTCTTCTCCCGCACCCAGGAGCTCGGCACCGAGATGGGCCAGGCGCTGGCCCTCGCGGACGCCTCGGTGGTCCTCGACATCTACCCGGCCCGCGAGGACCCGATCCCCGGCATCACCAGCACCCTGATCATCGACGCGGCGAAGGCGGCGGGCGCCGACGTGACCGCCGTGCACGACAAGGCGACGGTCCCGGACGTCGTCGCGGGAATGGCGAAGCCGGGCGACCTGGTTCTCACCATGGGCGCGGGCGACGTCACGGACCTGGGTCCGCAGATCCTCGCCCGCCTTTCGAACTGA
- the msrB gene encoding peptide-methionine (R)-S-oxide reductase MsrB, with product MSYEIDKPDEQWREELSPAEYAVLRQAGTEPAFVGEYTDTKTTGVYSCRACSAELFRSDTKFESHCGWPSFYDPKDTEAVELIQDTSHGMTRTEVRCARCGSHLGHVFEGEGYATPTDQRYCINSISLKLTPDEG from the coding sequence ATGTCGTACGAGATCGACAAGCCCGACGAGCAGTGGCGCGAGGAGCTGAGCCCGGCGGAGTACGCGGTACTGCGCCAGGCCGGCACGGAGCCCGCCTTCGTCGGCGAGTACACCGACACCAAGACGACCGGCGTCTACTCGTGCCGGGCGTGCAGCGCCGAGCTCTTCCGCTCGGACACCAAGTTCGAGTCGCACTGCGGCTGGCCGTCGTTCTACGACCCGAAGGACACCGAGGCCGTCGAGCTGATCCAGGACACCTCCCACGGCATGACCCGCACCGAGGTGCGGTGCGCGCGCTGCGGATCGCACCTGGGCCATGTCTTCGAGGGCGAGGGGTACGCGACCCCGACGGACCAGCGGTACTGCATCAACTCGATCTCGCTGAAGCTGACGCCCGACGAGGGCTGA
- a CDS encoding OsmC family protein — protein MATTRQAHTVWDGTLLEGSGVVTFDSSGIGEYPVSWPARAEQANGKTSPEELIAAAHSSCFSMALSNGLTKAGNPPTQLTTQADVTFQPGTGITGIHITVEGQVPGLDADGFQAAAEDAKANCPVSQALSGTTITLTAKLA, from the coding sequence ATGGCCACCACGCGTCAGGCGCACACGGTCTGGGACGGCACGCTCCTCGAGGGTTCGGGCGTCGTCACCTTCGACTCCTCCGGCATCGGCGAGTACCCGGTCTCCTGGCCCGCCCGTGCCGAGCAGGCCAACGGCAAGACCAGCCCGGAGGAGCTCATCGCGGCCGCTCACTCCAGCTGCTTCTCCATGGCGCTGTCCAACGGTCTGACCAAGGCCGGCAACCCGCCGACCCAGCTGACCACCCAGGCCGACGTCACCTTCCAGCCGGGCACCGGCATCACCGGTATCCACATCACGGTCGAGGGCCAGGTCCCCGGTCTCGACGCGGACGGTTTCCAGGCCGCCGCCGAGGACGCCAAGGCCAACTGCCCGGTGAGCCAGGCCCTTTCGGGTACGACGATCACGCTCACCGCGAAGCTCGCCTGA
- a CDS encoding PRD domain-containing protein: MEALRVLNNNVVLARDEKGQEVILTGRGIGFVSRQGKPIDPSLIVRVFVPADGRDPDHLAEALALIGEEVLRAVVIALDEVGIEGRESTRPTLAIGVADHVAGALERAARGVVVEYPLRAEAQALYGAEYAQAQRLLAAINERVDPKLDESEATALALHLVNAGFASGDLSFTYTMTGVIQQLLAVVAEQYGLDVSQESVSAARFITHVRYLFVRIQQHGQLKGHEATIGKGIRQHYPEATRTAQKLATIVELRLGQQLSEDEVSYLALHVARMTLETDGSAV, encoded by the coding sequence ATGGAGGCCCTGCGCGTCCTCAACAACAACGTGGTCCTCGCGCGCGACGAGAAGGGCCAGGAGGTCATCCTCACCGGCCGCGGCATCGGCTTCGTCTCCCGCCAGGGCAAGCCCATCGACCCGTCGCTGATCGTGCGCGTCTTCGTCCCGGCCGACGGCCGCGACCCCGACCATCTGGCCGAGGCCCTCGCCCTCATCGGCGAGGAAGTCCTGCGGGCCGTCGTCATCGCCCTCGACGAGGTCGGTATCGAGGGGCGCGAGTCCACCCGCCCCACCCTCGCCATCGGCGTCGCCGACCACGTCGCCGGCGCACTGGAGCGGGCCGCACGCGGCGTCGTCGTCGAGTACCCGCTGCGCGCCGAGGCCCAGGCCCTGTACGGCGCCGAGTACGCCCAGGCGCAGCGCCTGCTGGCGGCCATCAACGAGCGCGTGGACCCGAAGCTGGACGAGTCCGAGGCGACCGCGCTCGCACTGCACCTGGTCAACGCGGGCTTCGCCTCGGGCGACCTGTCGTTCACGTACACGATGACCGGGGTCATCCAGCAGCTGCTCGCCGTCGTGGCCGAGCAGTACGGCCTGGACGTCTCCCAGGAGTCCGTGAGCGCGGCGCGGTTCATCACCCATGTGCGCTATCTCTTCGTACGGATCCAGCAGCACGGGCAGCTGAAGGGCCACGAGGCCACGATCGGCAAGGGCATCCGCCAGCACTACCCGGAGGCGACCCGCACCGCGCAGAAGCTGGCGACGATCGTCGAGCTGCGGCTGGGGCAGCAGCTGAGCGAGGACGAGGTCTCGTACCTGGCGCTGCACGTGGCCCGGATGACCCTGGAGACCGACGGCAGCGCCGTCTGA
- a CDS encoding glucose PTS transporter subunit IIA → MNTPAPATDALAKDILRGIGGAENIESVTHCATRLRFQLHDGAKVDQAALDALNGVMGTVPQSGDRFQIVVGGAVARVYSEIMNLPSMSGGGKPRPQSDADVKAAARAKGRGRFAWVDNFFEYLSDSFRPLMGVLLGSSLIIAIASVLDAVGVVDFRAADKSATWVFVDAMWRSVLYFLPIFVAYNAAKKLKIDPWVGAAVMAAVMTPNFTGMLNKDSGIPGITCTTNGTLGTQECVAHVFGLPMQLNDYGGQVFVPLLMVALLALVYKGLQRIFPEAVHMVFVPFFSMLIMIPITAFLIGPMGIWAGNGLGEGLSWLNGNAPIVFAIMIPLIYPFLVPLGLHWPLNALMLVNINTLGYDFIQGPMGAWNFACFGATAGVLLLSMRHREKEMRQTATGALAAGLLGGISEPSLYGIHLRFKRIYPRMLVGCLVGGVIVGVMGGVDTKAFAFTSLLTIPVFSPAVAYVIAITAAFFTSMALVYFSDFRTAEDRAEFNAERDAAEAAARGEDAPAAAATATGTELAAPVAGRVVSLDEVGDPVFASRALGEGVGIEPADGRVVAPVDGELVTVVDTGHAYGIRTADGIEVLIHVGIDTVQMKGEGFDVRVESGQKVRTGDLLVEVDLDAVRAADHSTVTLMTVTNTADLASVEPHTGQDAAAGDPVVTVRR, encoded by the coding sequence ATGAACACACCCGCACCGGCGACCGATGCACTGGCGAAGGACATCCTTCGCGGTATCGGCGGAGCCGAGAACATCGAGAGCGTCACGCACTGCGCGACGCGCCTGCGCTTCCAGCTCCATGACGGAGCCAAGGTCGACCAGGCCGCGCTCGACGCCCTGAACGGCGTGATGGGCACCGTTCCGCAGTCCGGCGACCGCTTCCAGATCGTGGTCGGCGGCGCCGTCGCGCGGGTCTACTCCGAGATCATGAACCTGCCGTCGATGAGCGGGGGCGGCAAGCCCCGTCCGCAGTCCGACGCCGACGTCAAGGCCGCCGCCCGCGCCAAGGGCCGCGGGCGCTTCGCCTGGGTCGACAACTTCTTCGAGTACCTCTCGGACTCGTTCCGCCCGCTCATGGGTGTGCTGCTCGGCTCCTCGCTGATCATCGCGATCGCCTCCGTCCTCGACGCCGTCGGCGTGGTCGACTTCCGGGCCGCGGACAAGTCCGCGACCTGGGTGTTCGTCGACGCCATGTGGCGCTCGGTCCTGTACTTCCTGCCGATCTTCGTCGCCTACAACGCGGCGAAGAAGCTGAAGATCGACCCGTGGGTGGGCGCCGCCGTGATGGCCGCGGTGATGACCCCGAACTTCACGGGCATGCTCAACAAGGACTCCGGAATCCCCGGGATCACCTGCACCACCAACGGGACGCTGGGCACCCAGGAGTGCGTCGCGCACGTCTTCGGGCTGCCGATGCAGCTGAACGACTACGGCGGCCAGGTCTTCGTACCGCTGCTGATGGTCGCCCTGCTCGCCCTGGTCTACAAGGGCCTGCAGCGCATCTTCCCCGAGGCCGTGCACATGGTCTTCGTGCCGTTCTTCAGCATGCTGATCATGATCCCGATCACCGCCTTCCTCATCGGCCCCATGGGCATCTGGGCCGGCAACGGCCTCGGCGAGGGTCTGTCCTGGCTGAACGGCAACGCCCCGATCGTCTTCGCGATCATGATCCCGCTGATCTACCCGTTCCTGGTCCCGCTGGGTCTGCACTGGCCGCTGAACGCGCTCATGCTCGTCAACATCAACACCCTGGGATACGACTTCATCCAGGGCCCCATGGGCGCCTGGAACTTCGCCTGCTTCGGCGCGACCGCCGGTGTGCTGCTGCTCTCGATGCGCCACCGCGAGAAGGAGATGCGCCAGACCGCCACCGGCGCCCTGGCCGCGGGCCTGCTCGGCGGCATCTCCGAGCCTTCCCTGTACGGCATCCACCTGCGCTTCAAGCGGATCTACCCGCGCATGCTCGTGGGCTGCCTCGTGGGCGGCGTGATCGTGGGCGTCATGGGCGGCGTGGACACCAAGGCCTTCGCCTTCACGTCCCTGCTGACCATCCCCGTCTTCTCCCCGGCGGTCGCGTACGTCATCGCGATCACGGCGGCGTTCTTCACCTCGATGGCGCTGGTCTACTTCTCCGACTTCCGCACCGCTGAGGACCGCGCCGAGTTCAACGCCGAGCGCGACGCGGCCGAGGCCGCCGCCCGCGGCGAGGACGCACCGGCCGCCGCCGCCACCGCCACGGGCACCGAGCTCGCGGCGCCGGTCGCAGGCCGTGTGGTCTCCCTCGACGAGGTCGGGGACCCGGTCTTCGCCTCCCGCGCGCTCGGCGAGGGCGTGGGCATCGAGCCCGCCGACGGCCGTGTGGTCGCCCCGGTCGACGGCGAGCTCGTCACGGTCGTCGACACCGGCCACGCCTACGGCATCCGCACCGCGGACGGCATCGAGGTGCTCATCCACGTCGGCATCGACACGGTGCAGATGAAGGGCGAAGGCTTCGACGTACGCGTCGAGTCCGGCCAGAAGGTCCGTACCGGCGACCTCCTCGTCGAGGTCGACCTCGACGCCGTGCGCGCCGCGGACCACTCGACCGTCACCCTGATGACCGTCACCAACACCGCGGACCTCGCCTCGGTCGAACCGCACACCGGTCAGGACGCCGCCGCGGGTGACCCCGTGGTGACCGTACGCCGGTAA
- a CDS encoding GH59 galactosidase, whose translation MSVAAAAAVALGAGLVAAPPGHAADDPVDVVVDGNDVRADNVNGLTYKGLGVLSCNSTSNLLMDYKAEHPERYWQLIRVLFGGANPLVNHVKVEMGSDTNTSTGADPATMRTADELADAARSPGFQLAADARTVNPGLKVSVLRWEMPRWVQQEWDKGTGNDEMYRWYKETLLDVYQKYGYMVDYVNPDKNETRTPDVSFVKWYKNAVVNDTDFSDARYGIPVAERGAVAKAYHRIKIVASDENNTLNMGPAMLSDADLFGIVDATGYHYTTEDRHDGTADSATNLPYTKLATGDNTFGQDKEVWYSEGTASFGYTDYRVNNNEGPNGASTGIGGVQSALDVANRLVKSYANSKRTHYIFQPAIGAFYEGAQYSHKELVSARDPWSGYLHYDAALYVMQQFTQFAKTGWENDTNTAGIWRTVPEASYSGVSGTENLDGSNGAPSYMTLADPAKKDFSTVVVNDSDQPKTYRIKAENLRLGSDPTMEVWETRAADAGQRYDADFKHLVDEMRPDGDGFYTYTVKPRSITTLTTLDKSADPATRQRLPQSGERAVLDTDAHGKRSDTRDGFLYADDFAYDEEGRVRVGRTSQPYLSSRGNQPRYMVDQTGAWEVGGDGVLYQYMDQSMKDTGAWNKNTPNTTVGDFRWENYKASVDVSFPDKDGGLAALGVRQQKGMAISDAAYSLRIGPDGAWTFYEYGTALQQGTVAAAGGYRLAVEAKGAQVTAFVDGKAVAAYEDPTPETEGRVKLGSGFQKTGFDNLKVEKVDGYTPYAAAQVDNMDSAVSYEGTWSRKASLGDAMDWYRSTSTSTTAGASFTVPFRGTGVDVIGGNDGSAVLDVYVDGELAVRGAKTAATDKRLATYALRGLPDGRHEVRFVLTAGKLVVDALNTVSGGDVHGAVDTAPVRSALADVGTPERGDYTDASWPVFARALAAAKAGADGRKGLDAVGVEQLAGRLRAAYDQLVRT comes from the coding sequence GTGTCGGTCGCCGCCGCGGCCGCCGTCGCACTGGGGGCGGGGCTGGTCGCCGCGCCGCCCGGACACGCCGCCGACGATCCGGTGGACGTCGTGGTCGACGGGAACGACGTACGGGCCGACAACGTGAACGGCCTGACGTACAAGGGCCTCGGCGTGCTCAGCTGCAACAGCACGAGCAATCTGCTGATGGACTACAAGGCCGAACACCCGGAGCGGTACTGGCAGTTGATCCGGGTGCTGTTCGGGGGTGCCAACCCGCTCGTCAACCACGTCAAGGTCGAGATGGGCTCGGACACCAACACCTCGACCGGCGCCGACCCGGCGACCATGCGTACGGCGGACGAACTCGCCGACGCCGCCCGCTCCCCGGGCTTCCAGCTGGCCGCCGACGCCAGGACGGTCAATCCGGGGCTCAAGGTGTCGGTCCTGCGCTGGGAAATGCCGCGATGGGTCCAGCAGGAATGGGACAAGGGGACCGGCAACGACGAGATGTACCGGTGGTACAAGGAGACGCTTCTCGACGTGTACCAGAAGTACGGGTACATGGTCGACTACGTGAACCCGGACAAGAACGAGACCCGCACGCCGGACGTGTCGTTCGTCAAGTGGTACAAGAACGCCGTCGTGAACGACACGGATTTCTCCGACGCGCGCTACGGCATTCCGGTGGCCGAGCGGGGCGCGGTGGCGAAGGCGTACCACCGCATCAAGATCGTCGCCTCCGACGAGAACAACACCCTGAACATGGGGCCGGCGATGCTCAGCGACGCCGATCTGTTCGGGATCGTCGACGCGACCGGGTACCACTACACGACCGAGGACCGGCACGACGGCACCGCCGACAGCGCCACGAACCTTCCGTATACGAAGCTGGCCACCGGCGACAACACCTTCGGCCAGGACAAAGAGGTCTGGTACAGCGAGGGCACCGCCTCGTTCGGATACACCGACTACCGGGTCAACAACAATGAAGGCCCGAACGGAGCGAGCACCGGAATCGGCGGTGTGCAGAGCGCGCTCGACGTCGCCAACCGGCTGGTCAAGAGTTACGCGAACTCCAAGCGCACCCACTACATATTCCAGCCGGCGATCGGCGCCTTCTACGAGGGTGCCCAGTACAGCCACAAGGAACTGGTCAGCGCCCGCGACCCGTGGTCGGGATATCTGCACTACGACGCGGCGCTGTACGTCATGCAGCAGTTCACCCAGTTCGCGAAGACCGGCTGGGAGAACGACACCAACACGGCCGGGATCTGGCGGACCGTCCCCGAGGCCAGTTACAGCGGGGTGAGCGGGACCGAGAACCTCGACGGGTCCAACGGCGCACCGAGCTACATGACGCTCGCCGACCCCGCGAAGAAGGACTTCTCGACCGTCGTCGTCAACGACAGCGACCAGCCGAAGACCTATCGCATCAAGGCCGAGAACCTGCGGCTCGGCAGCGATCCCACGATGGAGGTGTGGGAGACCCGGGCGGCCGACGCCGGGCAGCGCTACGACGCCGACTTCAAGCACCTGGTCGACGAGATGCGCCCCGACGGCGACGGCTTCTACACGTACACCGTGAAGCCGCGGTCCATCACGACCCTGACGACGCTGGACAAGAGCGCCGACCCGGCCACGCGGCAGCGCCTTCCGCAGTCCGGCGAGCGCGCCGTCCTCGACACCGACGCGCACGGCAAGCGGTCCGACACCCGCGACGGCTTCCTCTACGCCGACGACTTCGCGTACGACGAGGAGGGCAGGGTCAGGGTCGGCCGTACGTCCCAGCCGTATCTCTCTTCGCGCGGCAACCAGCCCCGCTACATGGTCGACCAGACCGGCGCGTGGGAGGTGGGCGGCGACGGGGTGCTCTACCAGTACATGGACCAGTCCATGAAGGACACCGGCGCATGGAACAAGAACACCCCCAACACGACGGTCGGCGACTTCCGTTGGGAGAACTACAAGGCATCCGTCGACGTCTCCTTCCCGGACAAGGACGGCGGGCTCGCCGCCCTCGGCGTGCGCCAGCAGAAGGGCATGGCGATCAGCGACGCCGCCTACAGCCTGCGGATCGGTCCCGACGGCGCCTGGACGTTCTACGAGTACGGCACGGCGCTCCAGCAGGGCACGGTCGCGGCGGCCGGCGGCTACCGCCTCGCCGTCGAGGCGAAGGGGGCGCAGGTCACCGCCTTCGTCGACGGCAAGGCGGTGGCGGCGTACGAGGACCCGACCCCGGAGACCGAGGGGCGCGTCAAGCTCGGCAGCGGTTTCCAGAAGACCGGCTTCGACAACTTGAAGGTCGAGAAGGTCGACGGCTACACGCCGTACGCGGCCGCGCAGGTGGACAACATGGACAGCGCGGTGTCGTACGAGGGCACATGGAGCCGGAAGGCGTCTCTCGGCGACGCGATGGACTGGTACCGGTCGACGTCGACGAGCACGACGGCCGGGGCCTCCTTCACCGTCCCGTTCCGCGGTACGGGTGTGGATGTCATCGGCGGCAACGACGGCAGCGCCGTCCTCGACGTCTATGTCGACGGCGAGTTGGCCGTCCGGGGCGCGAAGACCGCCGCCACCGACAAGCGTCTGGCGACGTATGCGCTGCGCGGTCTGCCGGACGGCAGGCACGAGGTGCGGTTCGTTCTGACGGCCGGGAAGCTCGTCGTGGACGCCCTCAACACCGTCTCCGGCGGTGATGTGCACGGCGCTGTCGACACGGCACCGGTCCGGAGCGCCCTGGCGGACGTCGGGACGCCGGAGCGGGGCGATTACACCGACGCTTCGTGGCCGGTGTTCGCCCGTGCCCTTGCTGCGGCAAAGGCCGGCGCGGACGGGCGGAAGGGGCTCGACGCGGTCGGCGTCGAGCAGCTCGCGGGCCGGCTGCGGGCGGCGTACGACCAGCTGGTGCGTACGTAG
- a CDS encoding indole-3-glycerol phosphate synthase, whose translation MIEKPLTSEDVEFVTTLHGDEQVSFVVLIQPRGDQADVLLRAIDDVAMGELDDATHESDEPEGQDARLPAEQALQHSLQALRDAGSTAEGRVVEEHPLDLLTSVVNEKSADEVIVLTEPHYVEEFFHRDWASRARHKVGVPVLKLFAHSE comes from the coding sequence ATGATCGAGAAGCCCCTGACCTCGGAAGACGTGGAGTTCGTCACCACGCTGCACGGCGACGAACAGGTCTCCTTCGTGGTGCTGATCCAGCCGCGCGGCGACCAGGCGGACGTACTGCTGCGAGCCATCGACGACGTGGCCATGGGCGAACTGGACGACGCCACCCACGAGAGCGACGAACCCGAGGGGCAGGACGCCAGGCTCCCCGCGGAACAGGCGCTGCAGCACTCCCTGCAGGCGCTGCGCGACGCCGGCAGCACGGCGGAGGGGCGGGTCGTCGAGGAGCACCCCCTCGACCTGCTGACGAGCGTCGTCAACGAGAAGAGCGCCGACGAGGTCATCGTGCTGACCGAGCCGCACTACGTCGAGGAGTTCTTCCACCGGGACTGGGCCTCGCGCGCCCGTCACAAGGTCGGCGTACCGGTGCTCAAGCTCTTCGCGCACAGCGAATAG